In Leptospira koniambonensis, a single genomic region encodes these proteins:
- a CDS encoding carbohydrate-binding module 48 translates to MVHKAKAVALLTLILTFALAAEEAEDWIGAFRSVDYEEGEEALPEEKIYYFWQLENLRKAVPPRFIRFVDTFSALKTGKLLNRGVLFSYEGLANDEVSVCGEFSHWQCVSLQKNDKGIFYGVVDIHGDQLYEAKPAYEYKFKVDGIFTHDPENPDTVEDGEGSLVSRIAFREGGPNKQTSTRVLEDSPYEEKEFRTVEFRIYQPQAESVSLIGDFNHWDPESDFLIKERNGTFRVVKKLKPGEYQYNFLVDGKIVVDTYNPLTVLREDTGEISSALLVPTRTGVLERKKIDP, encoded by the coding sequence ATGGTGCATAAAGCCAAGGCGGTTGCCTTACTTACCTTGATATTGACCTTCGCCCTTGCTGCGGAAGAGGCGGAAGATTGGATCGGAGCCTTCCGGTCTGTGGATTATGAGGAAGGAGAAGAAGCCCTTCCTGAAGAAAAAATTTATTATTTCTGGCAATTGGAAAATTTGAGAAAGGCTGTCCCACCTAGATTTATCAGATTTGTGGATACATTCTCCGCTTTGAAGACCGGAAAGTTATTAAACCGTGGAGTTTTGTTCAGTTATGAGGGTCTTGCAAACGACGAGGTAAGCGTTTGTGGAGAATTCAGTCATTGGCAATGTGTTTCCTTACAGAAGAATGATAAGGGAATTTTTTATGGAGTCGTGGACATTCATGGGGACCAACTCTATGAAGCAAAGCCTGCCTACGAGTATAAGTTCAAGGTAGATGGTATCTTCACACATGATCCTGAAAATCCAGATACTGTAGAAGATGGAGAAGGTTCCTTAGTTTCCAGGATCGCATTCAGAGAAGGCGGACCAAATAAACAAACAAGTACAAGGGTTTTAGAAGATTCTCCTTACGAAGAAAAAGAATTTAGAACTGTAGAATTCAGAATTTATCAGCCACAAGCAGAATCAGTAAGTCTGATCGGAGATTTTAATCATTGGGATCCAGAGTCCGACTTTTTGATCAAAGAAAGGAACGGGACCTTCAGGGTTGTCAAAAAATTAAAACCGGGTGAATACCAATACAACTTCTTAGTCGATGGAAAGATCGTAGTCGATACATATAATCCTCTTACAGTGTTAAGAGAAGACACTGGAGAGATATCTTCTGCATTACTGGTTCCTACCAGAACCGGAGTTTTGGAAAGAAAGAAGATTGACCCCTAA
- the trxB gene encoding thioredoxin-disulfide reductase produces MPHKVVIIGSGPAGHTAAIYAARANLNPVMYEGFMAGGIAAGGQLTTTTEVENFPGFPEGIDGTQLTNLFRAQSEKYGTKIITQTITKVDFSKRPFRIWSDDELIEAETVIIATGATAKRMFIPGEDSYWQKGISACAVCDGALPIYRNKELAVVGGGDSAVEEAAHLTKFASKVYLIHRRDSLRASKIMQKRATTHPKIEIIWNTAVEGAQGNGNQLTSLSVKELTTGKTKELSVGGLFYAIGHKPNTEIFEGQLDLDETGYIKTVPGTTRTSVDGVFAAGDVQDKTYRQAITAAGSGCMAALEAERWLEAQEE; encoded by the coding sequence ATGCCCCATAAAGTAGTCATCATTGGATCCGGTCCTGCGGGTCATACGGCAGCAATTTACGCAGCCAGAGCAAATTTGAACCCTGTTATGTACGAGGGATTTATGGCAGGAGGAATCGCCGCAGGTGGACAGCTCACCACCACCACTGAGGTAGAAAATTTCCCAGGCTTTCCAGAAGGAATAGATGGGACCCAACTTACGAATTTGTTCCGTGCTCAGTCTGAAAAATACGGCACTAAAATTATTACACAAACAATCACCAAAGTGGACTTCTCCAAAAGACCTTTCCGTATTTGGTCAGACGATGAATTGATTGAAGCAGAAACTGTGATCATCGCAACGGGTGCCACCGCAAAAAGAATGTTCATCCCAGGTGAAGATTCTTATTGGCAAAAAGGAATTTCTGCATGTGCAGTTTGTGACGGCGCACTTCCAATTTACAGAAATAAAGAATTAGCTGTTGTGGGCGGAGGAGATTCCGCAGTAGAAGAAGCGGCTCACCTAACTAAGTTTGCATCTAAAGTGTATTTGATCCACAGAAGAGATTCCTTAAGAGCTTCCAAGATCATGCAGAAAAGAGCCACCACTCATCCTAAGATAGAAATTATCTGGAATACTGCTGTCGAAGGCGCGCAAGGAAATGGAAACCAACTCACTTCCCTTTCTGTAAAAGAACTTACTACTGGAAAAACCAAAGAACTTTCTGTGGGCGGTTTATTCTACGCGATTGGTCATAAACCAAATACTGAAATTTTCGAAGGCCAATTAGATCTGGACGAAACAGGTTATATTAAAACTGTTCCAGGGACAACTCGCACGAGTGTAGATGGTGTATTTGCTGCTGGAGATGTTCAGGATAAAACATATCGCCAAGCGATTACAGCTGCAGGTTCTGGATGTATGGCAGCTCTTGAAGCAGAAAGATGGTTAGAAGCTCAAGAAGAGTAG
- a CDS encoding LA_2490 family SGNH/GDSL-type esterase, with protein MDFAKKSFFGLVFLILIFLGTEAGLVLLRSPSLQYYRDLKLIHSFHPDYYVALEPGESKYVSHFAGKWEGQFSINSLGLRGKEEPIPGKPKLLCLGDSLVMGFGVGDSDTFCQLLDGIELKGEVRQALNLGVDAYGSRGSYYRLKDISAKLDNVKEVLFFISPNDFDMPEALAKKGILPDDQTDAIREKDPNYARNFKLQFILTRISYTLQALKLAYEQIQVTFAVTKLSVCKELDSVGFYRCRLLDGDQISTESKQASGNVVSYFESSFFRSVKKPNCDSDITPTSAVFGAMCPEPVPAHVSCVDSAPSFETLPVLPELTQEYYQKMIDLAKERGFKLVPVILPIQIEEIYCYNNGKYHPLENYATRASAFFEKRGVKVLRFKKETGSMCGFDQNGKKFGILDHYIPEDGHFTKRGNIWAADSLKAKLKETDLAL; from the coding sequence ATGGATTTCGCCAAAAAATCATTTTTCGGCCTAGTTTTTTTGATCTTAATCTTCCTCGGAACCGAAGCCGGTTTGGTTCTATTACGCAGTCCTTCTCTCCAATACTATAGAGATCTCAAACTCATTCACAGTTTTCATCCGGATTATTACGTAGCTTTAGAGCCAGGCGAATCCAAATATGTAAGCCATTTCGCAGGTAAATGGGAAGGCCAGTTCAGTATTAACTCGCTTGGTCTTAGAGGAAAAGAAGAACCTATTCCAGGAAAACCAAAACTTCTATGCTTAGGGGATAGTTTGGTAATGGGATTTGGAGTAGGCGACTCAGATACATTTTGCCAACTCTTAGATGGGATCGAATTAAAGGGAGAAGTTAGACAGGCCTTAAACCTGGGAGTGGATGCCTACGGATCCAGAGGTTCATACTACAGGCTCAAAGATATTTCCGCGAAACTAGACAATGTAAAAGAAGTTTTGTTTTTCATTTCTCCAAACGATTTTGATATGCCGGAAGCTCTTGCGAAAAAAGGGATCCTGCCTGATGACCAAACTGACGCGATCAGAGAGAAGGACCCGAACTACGCTCGTAACTTTAAATTACAATTTATTTTAACACGAATTTCTTATACACTCCAAGCACTTAAACTCGCTTACGAGCAGATCCAAGTTACATTTGCAGTTACTAAACTTTCAGTCTGTAAAGAATTGGATTCAGTTGGATTCTATAGATGCCGCTTATTAGATGGAGATCAAATTTCTACCGAATCTAAGCAGGCTTCTGGAAATGTAGTTTCTTATTTTGAATCTTCTTTTTTTAGATCTGTTAAAAAGCCAAATTGTGATTCAGATATAACTCCAACTTCTGCAGTATTTGGGGCAATGTGTCCTGAACCTGTGCCGGCTCATGTTTCTTGTGTGGATTCGGCTCCTTCTTTCGAAACTCTTCCTGTTTTACCCGAACTCACTCAAGAATATTACCAAAAGATGATAGATCTTGCAAAGGAAAGAGGATTTAAACTGGTTCCGGTCATTCTACCTATCCAAATAGAAGAGATCTATTGTTATAATAATGGAAAATACCATCCTTTAGAGAATTATGCAACCCGCGCCTCTGCATTTTTCGAAAAACGAGGAGTGAAAGTTTTACGTTTCAAAAAAGAAACAGGATCGATGTGTGGTTTTGACCAAAACGGCAAAAAATTCGGGATCTTAGATCATTATATCCCAGAAGACGGGCATTTTACAAAAAGAGGAAATATTTGGGCGGCGGATTCTCTCAAGGCCAAATTGAAGGAGACTGATCTTGCTCTTTAA
- a CDS encoding MBOAT family O-acyltransferase: MLFNSLHYLFFAPIVILIYFLVPSRFQKLWLLVTSLYFYAVFRVPFILLLIYSIAITYFCTLWMDKSESRFGKLFFLNIAIWGNLSLLYFFKYLDFSFAVWNTILGLVPCEPYYAYPSGILLPMGISFFTLQAIAYAVDVYHKKVKRAESLFQFGLFLSFFPQLVAGPIIRAQDMLHQFLDTYTFKKENLLPGIRQLAWGLFKKTFVADPIAAVIDPVFADPLHYGWFSLAVTGSLYIIQMYCDFSGYSDVAIGTGRIMGFHIPINFRQPFLSETVSEFWRRWHISFSSWLKEYVYIFLGGNKKGISRTYINLFLTTFVSGIWHGADWNFVVWGFVHASLMVIERFAFSFERIKNYWDKIPGTIKVAYPFTIFGISMYFFRARPVEGIGNSVQVGWAMVSRMFSGVEGDFLPVPLSVLSTVFILMLGDYLMEKETPWAKKLFENRIWVYGISGILISICFILYSVTVSAPFLYFQF; this comes from the coding sequence TTGCTCTTTAATTCCCTTCATTATTTATTTTTTGCACCTATAGTTATCCTAATATATTTTTTGGTACCTTCTAGGTTCCAAAAACTTTGGCTGCTCGTAACTAGCTTATATTTTTACGCGGTCTTTAGAGTTCCATTCATCTTATTGCTTATCTATTCGATTGCGATCACGTATTTTTGTACGTTATGGATGGATAAATCTGAATCCAGATTTGGAAAATTATTTTTCCTGAATATAGCGATTTGGGGAAACTTATCTCTACTTTACTTCTTCAAATATCTGGATTTTTCTTTTGCAGTTTGGAATACGATCCTTGGACTTGTTCCTTGCGAACCATATTATGCCTATCCATCCGGGATTTTGCTGCCGATGGGGATCTCATTTTTCACCCTGCAGGCAATTGCATATGCGGTAGACGTATATCATAAAAAAGTAAAAAGAGCAGAAAGTTTATTTCAGTTTGGACTATTTTTGAGTTTTTTCCCGCAGTTGGTGGCTGGACCGATCATTCGTGCTCAGGACATGCTTCACCAATTCCTGGACACATATACATTCAAAAAAGAAAATTTACTACCAGGGATCAGACAACTCGCCTGGGGACTTTTCAAAAAAACATTTGTAGCTGATCCAATTGCGGCAGTTATCGATCCAGTATTTGCAGATCCACTTCACTATGGTTGGTTTTCTTTAGCAGTCACAGGTTCCTTATACATCATCCAAATGTATTGTGACTTTTCCGGATATTCAGATGTAGCCATTGGGACTGGAAGGATCATGGGCTTTCATATCCCGATCAACTTCAGACAACCATTTCTTTCTGAAACAGTTTCTGAATTCTGGAGACGTTGGCATATTTCATTCAGCTCTTGGCTGAAAGAATATGTGTACATTTTCTTAGGCGGAAATAAAAAAGGGATCTCCAGAACTTATATCAATTTATTCCTTACAACATTCGTGAGCGGGATCTGGCATGGAGCCGATTGGAATTTCGTAGTCTGGGGATTTGTTCACGCAAGTTTAATGGTAATCGAAAGATTTGCATTCTCATTCGAACGTATCAAAAACTATTGGGATAAGATCCCAGGGACCATCAAAGTAGCTTATCCATTTACCATATTCGGGATTTCCATGTATTTCTTCCGAGCAAGACCTGTCGAAGGTATCGGCAATAGTGTCCAAGTAGGTTGGGCAATGGTAAGTAGAATGTTCTCCGGAGTAGAAGGAGACTTCTTACCAGTACCTTTATCTGTTCTTTCTACAGTATTTATATTAATGCTCGGTGATTATCTAATGGAAAAGGAAACTCCTTGGGCCAAGAAACTTTTCGAGAATAGGATCTGGGTCTATGGGATCTCAGGAATTCTGATCTCTATCTGTTTTATCTTATATAGTGTGACTGTAAGCGCGCCTTTCTTATATTTTCAGTTTTAA